In Pithys albifrons albifrons isolate INPA30051 chromosome 8, PitAlb_v1, whole genome shotgun sequence, a single window of DNA contains:
- the VIL1 gene encoding villin-1: MVELSGKVTRTLNKTTPGIQIWRIENMEMVPVPTKSYGNFYEGDCYILLSTRKSGNGFTYDIHYWLGKESSQDEQGAAAIYTTQMDDHLGSVAVQHREVQGHESETFRAYFKQGIIYKKGGVASGLKHVETNTYNIQRLLHVKGKKNVAAGEVEMSWKSFNQGDVFLLDLGQLIIQWNGPESNRNERLRAMTLAKDIRDRERGGRAKVGVVDGENEAASPELMKVLTHVLGEKRNIQPVIPDDKVDQIVKSSLKLYHISNESGNLVIQEVAIRPLTQDMLLHEDCYILDQGGLKIFVWKGKNANKEEKQEAMSSALGFIKAKNYPASTSIETENDGSESTIFRQLFQKWTVPNQSSGLGKTHTVGKVAKVEQVKFDATTLHAKPQMAAQQKMVDDGSGEVEVWRVENNELVPVDKKWLGHFYGGDCYVVLYTYFVGPKVNRIIYLWQGRKASTDELAASAYLTVALDQKYNNEPVQIRVTMGKEPAHLMAIFKGKMVVYAGGTSRAGSTEPAPSTRLFHVHGTNEYNTKAFEVPVRASSLNSNDVFVLKTPSTCYLWYGKGCSGDEREMGKTVADIISKMEKPVIAEGQEPPEFWLALGGKSQYANSKRLQEENPSVPPRLFECSNKTGTFLAMEIVDFTQDDLEENDIYLLDTQDQVFLWIGNGANESEKEAAAVMAQEYLQTDPSGRDLETPIIVVKQGYEPPTFTGWFPAWDPLNWADKKSYETLKAELGDESSLGQLTSVLTSRQEVFTASTTLIPSKLEIFPLDVLVNTSAEDLPQGVDPSRKEAHLSDEDFEAAFGMNRSSFSNLPLWKQQKLKKDKGLF; encoded by the exons ATGGTGGAGCTCAGCGGCAAAGTCACCAGGACACTCAACAAGACCACGCCAGGCATCCAGATATGGCGAATCGAG aacaTGGAGATGGTGCCTGTGCCCACTAAAAGCTACGGCAACTTCTATGAGGGGGATTGCTACATCCTGCTGTCG ACACGCAAGTCTGGGAATGGCTTCACCTATGATATCCACTACTGGCTGGGCAAGGAGTCGAGCCAGGACGAGCAAGGGGCAGCCGCCATCTACACCACCCAGATGGATGACCACCTGGGCTCAGTGGCCGTGCAGCACCGCGAGGTCCAGGGACATGAGAGTGAGACCTTCCGTGCCTACTTCAAGCAGGGAATCAT CTATAAGAAGGGTGGAGTGGCCTCGGGCTTGAAGCATGTGGAGACAAACACCTACAACATTCAGCGCTTGCTGCAtgtgaagggaaagaagaatgtggcagcaggagag gTGGAGATGAGCTGGAAAAGCTTCAACCAGGGGGATGTGTTCCTGCTGGACCTGGGGCAGCTCATCATCCAGTGGAATGGCCCTGAGAGCAACAGAAATGAGAGGCTGAGG GCAATGACCCTGGCCAAGGACATCCGGGACCGGGAACGTGGGGGCCGTGCCAAGGTGGGGGTAGTAGATGGTGAGAATGAGGCTGCCTCGCCAGAGCTCATGAAGGTCCTGACACATGTGCTGGGTGAGAAGAGGAACATCCAGCCAGTCATCCCTGATGACAAAGTGGACCAGATAGTCAAGTCCTCCCTCAAGCTCTACCA caTCTCCAATGAGAGCGGGAACCTGGTCATACAGGAGGTGGCGATTCGACCCTTAACTCAGGACATGCTCCTGCATGAG GACTGCTACATCCTTGATCAAGGAGGTCTCAAGATCTTCGTGTGGAAGGGCAAGAATGCCAACaaggaggagaagcaggaggcGATGAGCAGTGCGCTG GGCTTCATCAAAGCCAAAAACTACCCAGCCAGCACCAGCATAGAGACAGAGAACGATGGGTCTGAGTCAACCATCTTCAGGCAGCTCTTTCAAAAATGGACTGTCCCAAACCAGAGCAGTGGGTTGGGCAAGACCCACACCGTGGGCAAAGTGG CCAAGGTAGAGCAGGTGAAGTTTGATGCCACCACGCTGCATGCCAAGCCCCAGATGGCTGCCCAGCAGAAGATGGTGGATGATGGATCTGGGGAGGTGGAG GTCTGGCGTGTGGAGAACAACGAGCTGGTGCCTGTAGATAAGAAGTGGCTGGGCCACTTCTATGGTGGGGACTGCTATGTGGTGCTCTACACCTATTTTGTGGGGCCCAAGGTGAACCGCATCATCTACCTCTGGCAG GGCCGCAAAGCCAGCACAGATGAGCTGGCTGCCTCTGCTTACCTGACCGTCGCCCTGGACCAGAAGTACAACAATGAGCCTGTGCAGATCCGTGTCACCATGGGCAAGGAGCCAGCCCACCTGATGGCCATCTTCAAGGGCAAGATGGTGGTGTATGCG GGTGGCACCTCGCgggcaggcagcacagagcccGCACCCTCCACCCGCCTCTTCCATGTGCATGGCACCAATGAGTACAACACCAAGGCCTTTGAGGTGCCTGTCCGTGCCTCCTCCCTCAACTCCAATGATGTCTTTGTGCTCAAAACTCCCAGCACCTGCTACCTCTGGTATGGGAAG GGCTGCAGTGGGGATGAACGTGAGATGGGCAAGACCGTGGCTGACATAATCTCCAAGATGGAGAAGCCAGTGATTGCGGAGGGACAGGAGCCACCTGAGTTCTGGCTGGCTCTAGGGGGCAAGTCCCAGTATGCCAACAGCAAGAG gctgcaggaggagaacccctctgtgcccccccgACTCTTTGAGTGCTCCAACAAGACAGGCACCTTCTTGGCCATGGAGATTGTAGACTTCACCCAGGATGACCTGGAGGAGAATGACATTTACCTGCTAGACACCCAGGACCAG gttttcctctggATTGGGAATGGTGCCAATGAGTCAGAGAAGGAGGCGGCAGCAGTGATGGCACAGGAGTACCTGCAGACTGACCCCAGCGGGCGTGACCTTGAAACCCCCATCATTGTGGTGAAGCAGGGTTATGAGCCCCCCACCTTCACTGGCTGGTTCCCGGCCTGGGACCCTCTCAACTGGGCC GACAAGAAATCCTACGAGACACTGAAAGCTGAGCTGGGCGATGAGAGCAGCCTTGGGCAGCTCACCTCA GTGCTCACATCCAGGCAAGAGGTCTTCACTGCCTCCACTACCCTCATCCCCTCCAAACTGGAGATCTTCCCCCTGGACGTGCTGGTGAACACCTCAGCTGAGGACCTGCCACAGGGCGTGGACCCCAGCAGGAAGGAG